A stretch of the Arachis stenosperma cultivar V10309 chromosome 6, arast.V10309.gnm1.PFL2, whole genome shotgun sequence genome encodes the following:
- the LOC130934473 gene encoding uncharacterized protein LOC130934473, whose protein sequence is MSRKYCWEIRRYNGSHTCTRATISQDHSKLDSNTIAEVIKPLVEVDPSIKVKSVIAEVQSKFNYTISYRKAWLEKQKAVESVFGGWEASYEALPIWFEAICHKEPSAVVHFETMPAYQGDDLVPNICVLHRIFWSYYPCIKAFRHCKPIVQVDETHLYGKYKGCLLVAVSQDGNNNIVPIAFAIVEGETSKAWHFFLSNLRQHVVTRDGVGLISDRHDSIRAAIARSNGAWSPPRAFHMFCIRHIESNFWRKFKAPYLQKLIVNIGYSRTVCEYKTRYQRLRERGEAYTNWLDRIPCEQYALAFNGGYRWGHMSTNLVQCINSVLKGARNLSVTALVKATFYRLNELFTRKRAEAEARINAGHMFSELVTSKLHANQRAVGNIQVSYFDRQNEVFEVRECPSGLEYVVDLRRQWCDCGEFQVDRIPCRHVFACCAN, encoded by the exons ATGTCCAGAAAGTACTGTTGGGAGATAAGGAGGTACAATGGTAGTCATACCTGTACTAGGGCCACCATTTCTCAAGATCATTCGAAGCTGGATTCCAACACAATTGCAGAAGTAATAAAGCCATTGGTAGAAGTTGACCCGTCTATAAAGGTGAAATCAGTGATTGCGGAAGTACAGTCAAAGTTTAACTACACCATAAGTTATCGGAAAGCATGGTTGGAAAAACAGAAGGCAGTGGAGTCAGTATTCGGAGGTTGGGAAGCTTCGTACGAAGCCTTGCCGATATGGTTTGAGGCCATATGTCACAAAGAGCCATCCGCAGTCGTTCATTTTGAAACAATGCCTGCGTATCAAGGAGATGACTTGGTTCCTAATATTTGTGTACTGCACCGAATCTTCTGGAGTTATTACCCTTGTATTAAAGCATTTAGACATTGCAAGCCAATAGTGCAGGTAGACGAAACTCATTTGTATGGAAAATACAAGGGTTGTTTGCTGGTTGCAGTTTCACAGGATGGCAACAACAACATCGTGCCTATTGCATTTGCGATAGTTGAGGGAGAGACATCTAAGGCTTGGCACTTTTTTCTTAGTAACTTGCGACAGCATGTTGTGACACGTGATGGTGTAGGCCTTATCTCCGATCGGCACGATTCCATTAGGGCAGCTATTGCTCGTAGTAATGGAGCTTGGTCTCCTCCCAGAGCATTCCACATGTTTTGCATCAGACATATAGAGTCCAACTTTTGGAGGAAGTTCAAGGCCCCATATCTGCAGAAGCTTATCGTCAACATCG GATACTCGCGAACAGTTTGCGAGTACAAGACGCGTTATCAGCGTTTACGCGAGCGAGGTGAGGCTTATACCAACTGGTTGGATCGGATTCCATGTGAGCAGTATGCTTTAGCATTTAATGGGGGATATCGATGGGGTCATATGTCCACCAATCTAGTGCAGTGCATCAACTCGGTACTGAAAGGGGCTCGTAATCTTTCAGTCACTGCACTTGTTAAGGCAACGTTTTACAGGCTTAATGAGTTGTTTACTCGAAAAAGAGCTGAGGCTGAGGCTCGAATTAATGCAGGACATATGTTCTCTGAGCTTGTAACCTCCAAATTGCATGCCAATCAGCGAGCAGTGGGTAACATCCAAGTTAGTTACTTTGACCGACAGAATGAGGTATTTGAAGTGCGTGAGTGTCCCAGTGGTCTAGAGTATGTAGTGGACCTCCGTCGACAATGGTGTGACTGTGGTGAATTCCAGGTCGACCGGATTCCGTGTCGACATGTGTTTGCTTGTTGTGCAAACTAA